Below is a genomic region from Alphaproteobacteria bacterium.
GGGCGGTGAAATTGAGGGAGATCAGAGCGTAGGCGATGGCGAGGCCGGTCCAGTGCAGCCAGCGCCTCTCCGATAGCGCCATGGCGACGAACAGCGATGCGATCAGCACTGTCGGCAAGGCGATGTCGAGCAGCAGCCCGGCGAGGTCGGCCTCGCCGGCCATCGCCGCGCGCGGCGCGTCCGCCGCCAGCGCGCAGGCCAAAGTGAGGTAGAAATAGAGGCGGTTTTCGAAATAGAAGCGGCCGAGATCGATCCCTTCCTCGCCGACCTCGTCCGGAAGCACCGCGCTCGCCGCGAGGAAGACGAAGACGTTGGGCAGAAGCAGCACGACCAGGCCGCCGAAGCTCACCCGATCGACCACGGTCATGCTCCAGATGCTGAAGAATTCGGAGATCAGCAGGAGCAGGACGAGCAAGGCGGCGGCGACCGGAAGCGCCGCCCATTTCACGGCGTGGGCGCGGCGGAGCAGCCGGTGAAGGCTGATCAGCAGATCGGAAAGGGCGAGCGCGAGCACGATCGTGACGAACGCGCTCAGATAGGAAAAGAGCGTACCGGCGCCGACCACCTGATCCCCCACCGCGGCAAATCCAACCCGATTTCAGGATTATGGTCCCGCGCCGCCCGAGGCAATGGCCCCCGCGCCCGAAATTGGGGACTGTCGCTATTTCCCGCTCGCCGGCGGCTCAGGCGCCGGCGAGCGCCTCGGCCCGCTGCGCGCGCCGCTCGGCCGTCAGCTTGGCCGCGGCCCAGATGTCGACCAGCGTGACTCCGGCGACCGCGGCCATGGCTGCGACGACGTTGCGGCGGACGGCGCGGTCCTCGCTCCTCAGCCCCAAAGCGAGCGTCCCGAGATCGACGAAATCGCCTGCGGCGCGCGCGATCATCGCCGGCGCCGGATTGGCGGCGAAGGCGCCGACTCCAGCCCCGATCTCGCGCGCGCCGTAGAAGCGGATCAGGCCTTCCTTGCCCTCGAGGCCGAGCCACCGCGCAAGCCGGCCGGGCGCGACAAGCTCGGCGGCGCCGAGGCCGAACGAGAACCAGCCGAGGCCGCGCGCGACCTGCTCGGCCAGGGTCCAGGATTTGGGCGTATTTTCGGCTTCGGCGTGGGTCATGACGGGCTCCATGGCGTTGCGCGAGGTGGGACGCACGAGGCGCTTTCCCGTTCCCTTCGTTACGCCGCCGCCCGCGAAACCGCGGCCGGAAAAAGAGGGACAATCCCTAGTTAGGCCGGCGCGGCCTTTGCTTGGCCGAGACCGACTTGATGATCAGCCGCTCCTCGGCCCGCGGGTCGATCGGCGCCTCGGCCCGGTCGAGCGCCGCGACGATCAGCGCCTGGATAGGCGGATCGTCGAAATCCTCCGGCGCGTGGAGCCGGACGTGGCGCACCCGGCTCCCCTCGCCCTTCAGCAGGCCGTGCGGATCGGGCAGAGTCTTGCCCCACAGGAAGCAGAGCGTCACCCAGCGCGGCATCACCGCGAGCGACAGGATCGCCTCGCCGGCCTTCTCGCCGCGGGCGAAGCCGATCGCGAGCGCGTTGTAATTGTCGTAGACCAGCACCTGCGCCCCCGGAATCCGCGCCCGTGCCCTGGCCAGCAGGGCGCGGGTCAGCGCCGCCACCTGCGGCGTGAACTTGTCGATAAAGCCGTCGAGCCGTTCCTGGGCCTCAGTCGTATCCTGGCGTGCAATCATGTGCCGCGCCTCCCCGGCCACGATAGCACGAGCCGCGCCTGAATCGACAGTGCGGCGAAGAAATCCCCAAGTCGGACCATTCCGCCGCTTCACCGAAATCGTCATTTTTGGTAGGCCTTGTTCGGACCTGATCGATGAGGAGCCCGGGTCCTGATCGCAGGGGCGAAGGCGAAAAACGCATCTTCTACTTCGCCTATGCATGGCGGGGAGGGGGTTATGGGCGGGAATTCGGAACATGAAGCAAGGCCGCCGAAGGGCGGCGCGCCGTCGGCGATGCTGCTCGACGGTTATGACAGCATCGCGGGGGAATTGCGCAGCGCGGCGCTGACGCCTTCCGGCACCGACGAGGGCGGGAGCGCCGATTCCTCTCATATCGCGGTGTGCGAGGGTATGAGCGAGCTGACCCAGGCGCTGAACATCGATCAGTCGCTGGCGATCGAGTTCGGCGACATCGGCAAGGCCGACGAGAAGCTGGAATTCGTCCGCAAGCAGAAAGCGACCACCGAGAGCATCTCGATCGTCGTCCATGCGCGCCACCGGGAGAAGCAGCTCACTGCCAAAAAGCCGAGGCTGGAGGCTCCGCTCGATCCCGCGAAGCTGGTCGAGTTCGTCCGGGCTCACGGCGATTCCTATGTCGATTCGATCTCGATGGGCGGCGAATATCACGCTGTTTACACGTTCCAGACCCAGACCAGCGAGGAGCAGAAAAGCCTCAAGGGTGAGCTCGAGGCCAAGGTCACCAAGGGCGGTAATTCGGTCGACGGCAAGGTGGTGGCGGACCTCCACGAATTCGCGAGGAACAGCAGGATCGCCTGGACCTTCGATCAACGGCTGACCGGCGTCGGCGAGGAGATGCCCAAGCGCGAGGACATGGCCGATTTCGTGCGCCGCTTTCCGAAGATGAACTTCAACCGTCCCGTGGTGATCGACCGATCGACCGCGCATTACGAAAATCTCCCCGACTTCCCCGGCGCCGCCTTCAAACCGGTGGCCGACAACCGCGACTATTTCCTGGCGAAAGAGGGCGGGCTGGCGCGGGCGCTCGTCCAGCTCGCGGCGCGGCGCAACAAGGCCGAGTGGGTCCGCAAGATCCACGAATGCTACGGCTTCAGGGATACGGCGCTCGCCGCGTTCGAGCAGGAGGTCGCCGCCGATCGCGCGGCGATCGGCAGGCAATTGGTCGACTATCGCGACAACCCCCTTCAGGCGCTCAAGCGCCCGGCGCTGACCTCGCTGACCAAGGGCCCGCCCCGCCTTCGATACGAGAAGGGGATCACGGATCAATGGGGGACGAGCACCGGCTCGTGGGTGTGCGACTATCCCCCGGTCGAGCAGGCCTTGCAGGCGCGGCTGCGGCTCGAATGGCTCCAGCTTCGCGGGTCCGACCATGCCGACAAGATCACCATGTTCTATCGCGACGGCCACGGCGACGGCGAGGAGCGGCATATCGGCGGCGACGGCGGAGGCGGCATCCCGCAGAACAAGCTGGCCCTCGATTCCGACGAGTTCGTGAAGACGGTCGCGGTTCGCCGCGGCGAGATCATCGACCGGCTGGAGATCGTCACCACGCGCGGCGTCAGGACCTGGGCCGGCGGAGATGGCGGGAAGCCCGACGGCTTCGAGGCGACGGACGGCCGGGTCATCCTCGGCTTCCAGGGGACCGGCGGCGTCGACATCAACACGCTCCAGGTCGTCTGGGCGAAGCTGCTGCCCTGCAGCTACGCGACATAGGCTCGCACGCCCCATCCGACGTTCGGTCCATAGTCGATTCATTCCGCCGGCGGCGCGCGCTCCGCTCCTTTGCCGGTCCAGGCGGCCATGTTATCCCGACTCGCCCTTTTCGGGCCGGGGGGAGAGATCGCGATGACGCAGACGAGCGCGGGCGCCGGCGACACGCCGAACAGGCTTTTCAGCGGCTATGACAGCGTCGGGAGCGGCATGCTGTCGTCGAGCGCGGTCCTCGGCGACCACGAGCATGGCGGCGGCCGCAACGCTCTCAACATCCAGGTCTGCGAGAGCGTCGGCGAGCTGGCGGAGGCGCTTGAGATCGATGGTTCGCTCTCGGTCAGCTACCTCAAGGCGGTGAACGTCACCGCCAAGATGAAGTTCATGAAAAGCCTCAACGTGACGGAGAAGAGCGTCACCATCGTCGTCTATGCCGCCCAGGAAACGGGCACCTGGCGGGTCACCGACGCCAGCCTCAAGGCGGGAATCGAGCCGCCGACCGACGACAAGGCGGCGGCCCGCTTCGTCCGTTCCTACGGAGATTCCTTCATCAAGGAAGCGACCCAGGGCGGGGAATATTATGCGGTCTACACCTTCCGAACGGCGACCCAGAAAGAGCAGAGCAGCCTGACCAGCGCGCTCAAGGCGGAAGGCATCTACAGCGGCATGACCGCCAAGGCGGACGTGCAGGCGAAGATCTCGAGCTTCGTGTCCAAAACGTCGGTGGACTGGACGCTCAAGCAGGAAATGACCGGAATCACCGGCGTCGCCCTGCCGGGTGAGGACAAGCTGATCGAATTCGCGCTCGCTTTCTCGTCGAAGACGATGAACGCGCCGGTGACGACCGGCTTCGCGATCCAATATTACGAGAACATCCCCGGCTTCGGCGACGGTTTCGGCAAGGTGACCGCCAACCGCCGCCACTTCCTCGGCGCGAGGGGCGTGCTCGCCAGCCTCGCTCGACTCAAGGGCGTGGAGCACCAGATCAGGCGGCTGAACGACATCTACGCCTGCTACAGGTTCGAGGATCCCGAGCTCGACGCGCTTCGCGCGAAGGTGGAGGCCGATCTGGAGACGGTCGAGGACCAGGTCGACGCCTGGCGCGACAATCCGACCGGCAATTTCGCCAAGCCGGTGCTTCCTTCGCTGGCGTCCGGCGAGCCGGTGCTGGACTTCGCCGCCGGCCAGCCCGCCTCGTTCGGCAACGAGGGCGGCGGGACCTTCGACTTCATGTCGGTCGGGGACGCGTTCCGCAACCGGGTGCGGATCGCCTCGATCCGGCTTGCCGACGGCACATGGAACGATCACCACGTCATCCGCCGAATCGAGGTGGAATATGCCTCCGAAAAGGGGCGCTGGACGCGGATCCACGGCCAGGACGGAAACAGCCGCGAGAAATTCTTTCTCGAGGACGGCCAGTTCCCGTCGCTGCTGCGAATCCATCACGGAACCTATGTCGACGCGATCGAGATCCAGCTCGACGACGGGCGTTCGACCTCGGCGGGCGGCGGCGGCGGCGTCCCCACGGACTGGAGGCCGGGCCCCGGCGCGGTGGTGCTGGGCTTCGCCGGCCGGGCCGCAGCGGCGGTCGACCAGATCAAGATCATCCACGGCGCTCTGAAGAAGGCCCGCTACGTCAAGAGCGGCTGAGCGCTCCGCCCGCCCTTCCCAGATCGCCGCGCAATCGCGATATGGCGGGGGCAATGTCCCGCGCCCGTGTCATCGTCCTCAACGCCGCTTTGGGCCCGCTCGATTACCGGGTGCCGCACGGCATGGCGGTCGAGCCCGGCTCGATCGTCGTCGCGCCGCTCGGGCCGCGCCAACTGATCGGCGCGGTTTGGGAGCCGGAGCGGCTCGCCACCGAAGAGGTCGGCGACAACCGCCTGCGCCCACTGATCCACGCTTACGACCTGCCCCCGCTTGCCGCACCCTTGCGCCGGCTGATCGAATGGACCGCGGATTATTATCTCGCGCCGATCGCCGCGGTGCTGCGCATGGCGCTCCCCTCTTCGGGCGCTCTCGACGGCGCCCGGTCGATCACCGAATATCGCGCGACCGGCCATGTACCCGAGCGCCTGACCCCGCAGCGCGCCCAGGCGCTGGAGCGGATCGGCGAACGCCAGGGGCTGGTCAGCGAGCTGGCGATCGTCGGCGGCGTCTCCGACGGCGTGATCCGCGGCCTGGTCAAGGCCGGAGCGATCGAGCCGGTCGAGGTGGCGATCGACGATCCCTTCCCCGATCCCGATCCGGATCACGATCCCCCCGCGCTCGAAACCGCCCAGGCGGAGGCCGCGGCCGAGCTGCGCGCGGCCGTCGCGGCCGGCGAATTCGCACCCTTCGTGCTCGACGGGGTCACCGGTTCGGGCAAGACCGAAGTCTATTTCGAGGCCATCGCCGAGGCTATCCGGAAGGCAAAGCAGGCGCTCGTCCTCCTCCCCGAAATCGCCCTGACCGAGCCCTTCCTCAAGCGCTTCGCCGCCCGCTTCGGCTGCGATCCCGTGCCCTGGCATTCGGGCCTCAGGCAATCGCAGCGCCGCCGCGCCTGGCGGGCGATCGCCACCGGCGAGGCGAAGGTCGTCGTCGGCGCCCGCTCCTCGCTCTTCCTCCCCTATCCCAGGCTCGGCCTGATCGTCGTCGACGAGGCGCACGAGACGAGCTTCAAGCAGGAAGAAGGCGTCCCCTACCACGCCCGCGACGTCGCCGTGATGCGCGCCAAGCTGGAGGAGGTGCCCGTCATCCTCGCCTCGGCCACGCCGGCGATCGAGAGCCGGCACATGGCCGAGATCGGCACCTACCGCTCGCTCGCTTTGCCCGACCGCTTCGGCGGCGCGCGAATGCCCGACATGGCGGCGATCGACATGCTCGCCGATCCGCCGCCGCGCGGCCGCTGGCTCGCGCCCGAGCTGGTCGATGCGCTGGAGGACAATCTCGCGGCCGGCGAGCAATCTTTGCTCTTCCTCAACCGCCGCGGCTACGCCCCGCTCACTTTGTGCCGCCATTGCGGCTACCGCTTCCAGTGCCCGAATTGCACCGCCTGGATGGTCGAGCACCGCTTCACCCGCCGCCTCGCCTGCCACCATTGCGGCCACGTCATGCCCGCGCCCCAGGCCTGCCCGGAGTGCAAGGAGGAGGACAGCCTGGTCGCCTGCGGCCCCGGGGTCGAGCGGATCGCCGACGAGGTCAAGGCGC
It encodes:
- a CDS encoding DUF1801 domain-containing protein; translation: MIARQDTTEAQERLDGFIDKFTPQVAALTRALLARARARIPGAQVLVYDNYNALAIGFARGEKAGEAILSLAVMPRWVTLCFLWGKTLPDPHGLLKGEGSRVRHVRLHAPEDFDDPPIQALIVAALDRAEAPIDPRAEERLIIKSVSAKQRPRRPN
- a CDS encoding primosomal protein N' → MSRARVIVLNAALGPLDYRVPHGMAVEPGSIVVAPLGPRQLIGAVWEPERLATEEVGDNRLRPLIHAYDLPPLAAPLRRLIEWTADYYLAPIAAVLRMALPSSGALDGARSITEYRATGHVPERLTPQRAQALERIGERQGLVSELAIVGGVSDGVIRGLVKAGAIEPVEVAIDDPFPDPDPDHDPPALETAQAEAAAELRAAVAAGEFAPFVLDGVTGSGKTEVYFEAIAEAIRKAKQALVLLPEIALTEPFLKRFAARFGCDPVPWHSGLRQSQRRRAWRAIATGEAKVVVGARSSLFLPYPRLGLIVVDEAHETSFKQEEGVPYHARDVAVMRAKLEEVPVILASATPAIESRHMAEIGTYRSLALPDRFGGARMPDMAAIDMLADPPPRGRWLAPELVDALEDNLAAGEQSLLFLNRRGYAPLTLCRHCGYRFQCPNCTAWMVEHRFTRRLACHHCGHVMPAPQACPECKEEDSLVACGPGVERIADEVKALFPDARTIVVTSDTIWSPAKAAEFVARMEAPHDQPSAIDIVIGTQLVTKGYHFPNLTLVGVVDADLGLSGGDLRAAERSFQQIRQVSGRAGRGERHGRVLVQTHDPSARVIQALVSGDSEGFYAAETDARREAAMPPFGRLAAIIVSSEDQAEAAEAARMIGRAAPRIDNMAVFGPAPAPLAMLRGRHRHRLLVHAARAVPVQDVIREWLGALAWPRGVRVAVDVDPYSFL